The Glycine soja cultivar W05 chromosome 6, ASM419377v2, whole genome shotgun sequence genome has a window encoding:
- the LOC114414180 gene encoding TMV resistance protein N-like gives MHRSLSMNIRSRFLSHQMISEVNQVVRNGVILDPCDVFINHRSLDTKTTVAAPLYDHLRRHGFHPFLDNKTMKPGDKLFDKINRAILECKIGLAVMSPRYCDSYFCLHELALLMECKKKVIPIFVDIKPSQLRVINNKKWTLEDQRRFKLAIEEAKYTVGLTFNSLQGNFSGIVTSASDIIIESLIEFEDEEAQMHQYSYLPIS, from the exons ATGCATCGTTCCTTGTCCATGAACATCCGATCAAGGTTTCTCAGCCACCAAATGATATCAGAGGTGAATCAAGTGGTGAGAAATGGAGTTATTTTGGATCCATGTGACGTGTTCATAAACCACAGAAGCTTGGACACAAAAACAACAGTAGCCGCTCCTCTTTATGACCATCTCCGCAG ACATGGCTTTCACCCTTTTTTGGACAACAAAACAATGAAACCAGGTGACAAACTGTTTGATAAGATCAACAGGGCAATCTTGGAGTGCAAGATAGGGTTGGCAGTGATGTCACCGCGCTACTGTGACTCATACTTTTGCCTTCATGAGCTTGCCCTTCTCATGGAGTGCAAGAAGAAGGTGATACCAATCTTTGTTGACATTAAGCCATCTCAATTACGCgtcatcaacaacaaaaaatggacCCTAGAAGATCAACGGCGTTTCAAATTGGCTATTGAAGAAGCAAAGTACACTGTGGGACTCACCTTCAACTCTTTGCAAGG GAACTTCTCCGGTATTGTGACAAGTGCTTCTGATATCATCATTGAGAGCTTGATAGAGTTTGAGGATGAAGAAGCGCAGATGCATCAATATTCGTACTTACCAATTAGCTAA